A genomic region of Erythrobacter sp. SCSIO 43205 contains the following coding sequences:
- a CDS encoding type IV secretion system protein VirB3, which yields MSDLVRHPVHRTLTRPQMFAGVTMNFFIINMMVTTIAFLILADLMTSFWMVLVFLLVPITMHVIGYFASLREPRIFDLWITKVSKCPRIPNFRRWNCNSYTP from the coding sequence ATGAGCGATCTTGTCCGCCATCCGGTGCATCGCACATTGACCCGCCCGCAAATGTTTGCAGGCGTGACGATGAATTTTTTCATCATCAACATGATGGTGACAACCATTGCCTTTCTTATTCTGGCTGATCTGATGACCAGCTTCTGGATGGTTTTGGTGTTTTTGCTTGTGCCGATTACCATGCACGTGATCGGTTATTTTGCTTCGTTACGGGAGCCGCGCATCTTTGATCTTTGGATCACCAAGGTATCAAAATGCCCGCGCATCCCAAATTTTCGGCGCTGGAACTGCAATTCCTACACGCCGTAA